Proteins encoded within one genomic window of Nilaparvata lugens isolate BPH chromosome 11, ASM1435652v1, whole genome shotgun sequence:
- the LOC111064114 gene encoding nucleolin, whose product MVGYSAYNAPPSACGDKKTQCPGKNQGSQNKCQSQNQCQKQTQNQCPPKNNCPVHSSKPAQPQPMSYQGGASPSQKPQATPCKVCSGKEPSGVSAYAAQPQSRGYEASPGYGAQNQQSSYNQCQQNNKCPSAAAYNAPAKQPSSCKDSSSKSSTPCKKPKEPSCPPPPPVENDCPDDEDDDECDCDCETADDECEDACEDDQACPDGVCCDCGDNLDDEDDDCVPDCDDDDQANNQELMTIHISQPKGDDCDPTPKNVSSWKKLCLEVTQSGEDDEDDCDNPDQKWIKLCLKILMDKNGQMCLEQEKGC is encoded by the exons atGGTCGGCTACTCTGCTTACAACGCTCCACCTTCCGCTTGCGGAGACAAAAAAACTCAATGTCCAGGGAAAAATCAAGGTTCACAAAACAAATGTCAGTCGCAGAATCAATGTCAAAAGCAGACTCAGAACCAATGTCCTCCAAAAAATAACTGTCCGGTTCATTCATCGAAGCCGGCCCAGCCGCAGCCAATGTCCTATCAAGGCGGAGCATCACCATCACAGAAACCACAGGCCACCCCATGCAAAGTATGCTCTGGGAAGGAGCCATCAGGGGTATCTGCTTATGCTGCACAGCCACAATCCCGAGGCTATGAAGCCAGTCCGGGATATGGTGCCCAAAACCAGCAGTCGTCGTACAATCAGTGCCAACAAAACAACAAG TGCCCATCTGCAGCAGCCTATAATGCACCTGCAAAGCAGCCCAGCTCGTGCAAGGACTCGAGCTCCAAGTCATCGACTCCCTGCAAGAAGCCGAAGGAGCCCAGCTGTCCGCCGCCTCCACCCGTCGAGAACGACTGCCCGGACGACGAGGACGATGACGAGTGCGACTGCGACTGTGAAACGGCTGATGACGAATGCGAAGACGCATGCGAAGATGACCAGGCGTGTCCCGATGGCGTCTGCTGCGATTGCGGAGATAACTTGGACGATGAGGACGACGATTGTGTGCCGGATTGCGACGATGACGACCAGGCCAACAACCAGGAGCTGATGACCATCCACATCAGCCAGCCAAAGGGGGACGATTGTGACCCCACCCCCAAGAATGTGTCATCGTGGAAGAAGCTGTGCCTGGAGGTGACTCAGTCGGGTGAGGATGATGAGGACGACTGTGACAATCCTGACCAGAAGTGGATCAAGTTGTGTTTGAAGATCCTCATGGACAAAAATGGCCAGATGTGTTTGGAACAGGAAAAGGGATGCTGA